A region of the Hyalangium ruber genome:
CATCGGCGTCCTTCACGTACACGCCCTGCGCCTCGACCAGGGCCAGGGGGAGCTTGCGCGGATAGGAGCGCGCGTTCGACTCGCGCTGCGTCTGCCGCTCCAGATAGGGCGCCGAGAGCGGTGCCGGCTCGTCGTACGGAAGACTCGGAACCGAACCGCCCCCATCCTTCTGCTTCCCTGCCTGCGACACCGCTTGCTCTCTCATGGAACCTTTACTCCCCGTGGGATTTTGATTTTGAATTTCAACATCAAAATCATCGCGGCGAGTGATTACAAGAATCGCTATCAATTCGTCAAGTTCGGAACTTGAGGAGTCCCAGGAGGTCTCTGTCTGCAATCCCTACCCAGGCAGACATGTGTCTTGACAACTCGGTGAGTTCTAGAGTATGAAAATGATAATGATTCGCATTTTCATCTGTACCCAAGGGGTCGAGCTGCCATGAGGCTTCGCCGGTTCCTCTTCAAGGTGCACCTGTACGCGGGCCTCACGGTGGGCGCCGTCCTCGTCGTGACGGGCCTGACGGGCGCGGTGCTGGTGTTCGAAGAGGAGCTGGAAGGGGCCCTGGATCCCGAGGTGCGGCGGGTGGTGCCCGGCCCGGAGCGGGTCCCCTTCTCCCAGGTGCTCGCGGCGGTGGTGGAGAACCAGGGCGGAACCCAGCCGCGCATGTTGCGAATCCCCGAGCGCCACGATGCGCCCATCGAGGCCTGGATGGGGGGAGGACGCGACGCGGTGAAGGTCTACGTCAACCCCTACACCGCGCAGGTGCTGGGCTCCCGCAATCCAAGTGACAGCGTGGTGGGCATCGTCCGAGACCTGCACATCCGCCTGCTCGCGGGAAAAGCGGGGGAGACGGTGGTGGGCGGACTGGGCGTGGCCCTGCTGCTGCTGAGCGTGACGGGGATCATCGTCTGGTGGCCGGGGCGGCGGAAGCTGGCCGAGGGCTTCAAGGTGCGCCGCCCCCTGCGCTGGCGGCGCGGCAACTTTGATCTGCACAAGGTGAGCGGAGCAGTCACCTTGGTGTTCCTGCTGCTCGCGGGGCTGACGGGGACGGCGCTGGTGTTCCCCGCGCCCTTCCAGTGGATGCTGAAGCCGCTCCAGGCCAGCACGCCCAAGGCCACGCCGACGCCGCCAGGGCCTGCCACGGGCGAGCCGCTGTCGCTGGACGCGCTGATGGCCGTGGCGTCCCGGACGATGCCCGGCGCCCACCCCACCCGCATCGAGCTCCCCGCCACGCCGGATGCGGCGCTCAAGGTGCGCATGCGCTTTCCGCAGGAGCCCCACCCCAACGGGATGAGCTTCGTGTTCGTGGATCGCCACAGCGGCGCGGTGCTGTACGCGGAGAGCGCGTTGAAGGCCTCCGCGGCCTCGCGGCTGATGGCGCTGCGCTACCCGATTCACATTGGCCAGATCGGCGGCATGGTGACGCGAGTGCTGGCGGTGCTCACCGGGCTGTCGTTGGTGGGCCTCTTCTTCACGGGACTCTTCCTCTGGCACGCGCGGACCCGAGCCACTCCGGCCCCGCGGCCCGCGCAGAGCTCTACCCCTCCCACTCAGCCCAGCATGAGCTGAGCCCTCTCCTCTCCCTTCTCACCCCCCTTGGAACATCGTCCATGAGTTCTCCTCGCGACCCGCGCCGCCTGGCGCCCCGTGTGGCCATCTTCCTGATCACGCTGTCCTCCCCTCCTCTCTGGGCACAGGAACTCCCCGCGGCACCTTCCACCGAGACAGCTCCCGCCGAGCCCGCTGCCGAGGCTCCTGCCCCTGCGCCCGCTCCCGCCCCCACGGCGGTGCCCGCGCCCACGGCCGTGCCCGCCCCGGAGCAGCAGGCCCAGACGCCCAAGGACGCCGCGTTCTCCGAGGACATGATGGTGACGGCCACGCGGAAGCCGGAGAACATCGCCACCATCCCGGGCTCCGTGACGGTCGTCTCCCACGAGGAGCTCGTGACCCAGGCCCAGATCTCCCAGCGGAACCTGGGCGACACGTTGGGCAAGCTCGTCCCGGGCCTGGCCCCGGGCAGCCAGAGCGCCAGCACCTTTGGCCAGACGCTGCGTGGCCGCAACGTGCTGGTGCTGATCGACGGCGTCCCCCAGTCCTCGGTGCGCAGCGTGCAGCATGACCTGCTGGGCATCGACCCGTCGGCGGTGGAGCGGATCGAGGTGGTGCGCGGCACCACGGCCATCTACGGCGAGGGCGCCTCGGGTGGCATCATCAACGTCATCACGCGCGCGCCCCAAGGGGACCAGGGACTGAAGCTCACCACGGACCTCCAGGTGGAGAGCTCTCCCCGCAGCTTCTCCTCGGGCCTGGGCGGCACGCTCTCCCAGTCCGTGGATGGCTCGCTGGGGAAGATCGTGAGCTACGGCCTGACGGGCTCCTTCTCGCGCACCGGCGGCTACTTCGACGCGCAGGGTGATCGCATCCCGGCCGATCCGCATGGACAGGGAGGCCTGGCGGACACCAACGGCTTCAATCTCTTCGGCAAGGTGGGCGTGCGGCTCACGCCCGAGCAGCGCCTGCGCTTCAGCGCCAACTACTACCAGGGCGAGCAGGACACCCGCTACACGTCAGACCCCTCGGTGAAGACGGCGCCCCCGCTCTCGCAGAAGGCGCTGTCGCTGGAAGGGCTGGAGCTGTCGGATCCGCAGGGCACGCGCAACGCCGTGCTCTCGCTCACCTACGATCACGACCAGGTGCTGAACAGCACGCTGCACGCGCAGCTCTACTACCGCGACCACGAGTCGCGCTTCTTCCCCTTCGATGGACGCGCCTTCGCGGCCATGGGTGGCAACATCACCCAGTCGCGCCTGGCGACCCAGAAGGCCGGTGGCCGGCTGGAGATGGGCACCCCGCTCCCCTTCGGGCTGGATGTGCTGTGGGGCCTGGACGCCTCGCGGGAGAACACCTCGCAGCCCGTCACGCTGATGGATCAGCAGCTGTTCGCCGAGAGCAGCGGGCGGGCCTTCCAGTCGGTGGGCGAGAGCATGTGGGTGCCGGAGATGGCGCTCTCCACCGTGAGCCTCTTCACCCAGCTCGAGTGGAAGGCGCTCTCGCTGCTGTCCCTGCGCGCGGGCGTGCGCTACGAGCACACCGGACTGAACGTGGATGACTATTCCACGCTGGCGGGGGACGCCATCGAGGGCGCGTCGCTGTCCTTCAACCGGGCGCTCCTCAACGCGGGCGTGGTGGTCGGAGGGGCGCAAGGCATCAACGCGTTCGCGAATGTCTCGCAGGGCTACTCGCTGCCGGACGTGGGGCTCATCCTGCGCGGCGCGCCGGCCGGCTCCAGCGTGGCCACGCTCAACACCGCGCCGCAGGCGGTGGACCTGCTGGAGGTGGGCGTGCGCGGCAACTGGGAGTCGGTGCAGAGCTCGCTGTCCCTCTATTACAACCGCTCCGACCTGGGCACGAGCTCCGGAGGCCTCAGCGCCCCGGTGATTCGCGCGCCCGAGCGCGTGTACGGAATGGAGGCCACGGTGGACGTGCAGCCCATGGAGCGGCTGAACCTGGGCACCACCTTCACGTGGCTGGAGGGCCAGCTCGACAAGCTGGATGACGGGAACTACACCTTCCTCAACAGCTACCGGATTCCGCCGCTGAAGGTCACCGGCATCGTGCAGCACGAG
Encoded here:
- a CDS encoding TonB-dependent receptor, with amino-acid sequence MSSPRDPRRLAPRVAIFLITLSSPPLWAQELPAAPSTETAPAEPAAEAPAPAPAPAPTAVPAPTAVPAPEQQAQTPKDAAFSEDMMVTATRKPENIATIPGSVTVVSHEELVTQAQISQRNLGDTLGKLVPGLAPGSQSASTFGQTLRGRNVLVLIDGVPQSSVRSVQHDLLGIDPSAVERIEVVRGTTAIYGEGASGGIINVITRAPQGDQGLKLTTDLQVESSPRSFSSGLGGTLSQSVDGSLGKIVSYGLTGSFSRTGGYFDAQGDRIPADPHGQGGLADTNGFNLFGKVGVRLTPEQRLRFSANYYQGEQDTRYTSDPSVKTAPPLSQKALSLEGLELSDPQGTRNAVLSLTYDHDQVLNSTLHAQLYYRDHESRFFPFDGRAFAAMGGNITQSRLATQKAGGRLEMGTPLPFGLDVLWGLDASRENTSQPVTLMDQQLFAESSGRAFQSVGESMWVPEMALSTVSLFTQLEWKALSLLSLRAGVRYEHTGLNVDDYSTLAGDAIEGASLSFNRALLNAGVVVGGAQGINAFANVSQGYSLPDVGLILRGAPAGSSVATLNTAPQAVDLLEVGVRGNWESVQSSLSLYYNRSDLGTSSGGLSAPVIRAPERVYGMEATVDVQPMERLNLGTTFTWLEGQLDKLDDGNYTFLNSYRIPPLKVTGIVQHETLPGWHNMVQLVFSGHRNRFPTSTAYGERKVDSYFTVDLSTSLKAGPGQLRVSVANLFNRQYYTRESQLLRTGANDSYAAARGAVVSAGYTMTY
- a CDS encoding PepSY-associated TM helix domain-containing protein codes for the protein MRLRRFLFKVHLYAGLTVGAVLVVTGLTGAVLVFEEELEGALDPEVRRVVPGPERVPFSQVLAAVVENQGGTQPRMLRIPERHDAPIEAWMGGGRDAVKVYVNPYTAQVLGSRNPSDSVVGIVRDLHIRLLAGKAGETVVGGLGVALLLLSVTGIIVWWPGRRKLAEGFKVRRPLRWRRGNFDLHKVSGAVTLVFLLLAGLTGTALVFPAPFQWMLKPLQASTPKATPTPPGPATGEPLSLDALMAVASRTMPGAHPTRIELPATPDAALKVRMRFPQEPHPNGMSFVFVDRHSGAVLYAESALKASAASRLMALRYPIHIGQIGGMVTRVLAVLTGLSLVGLFFTGLFLWHARTRATPAPRPAQSSTPPTQPSMS